A genomic stretch from Corynebacterium kutscheri includes:
- the arsC gene encoding arsenate reductase (glutaredoxin) (This arsenate reductase requires both glutathione and glutaredoxin to convert arsenate to arsenite, after which the efflux transporter formed by ArsA and ArsB can extrude the arsenite from the cell, providing resistance.), which produces MDVTIFHNPRCSKSRAALDYLKDHDITPLVVSYLTDTPDVATLADLFQRMGITPFQALRSNETKAKELNLDETSSDSEILHAMVAHPQLIERPIVVTARGVVIARPTEKIEEIL; this is translated from the coding sequence ATGGACGTAACGATTTTTCATAACCCGCGCTGCTCGAAATCTCGGGCAGCGCTAGATTATTTAAAAGACCACGACATAACTCCCCTGGTTGTTTCTTATCTCACTGATACTCCAGATGTAGCGACCCTTGCTGATCTTTTTCAGCGCATGGGTATTACCCCCTTCCAGGCTTTGCGTAGTAATGAGACCAAAGCTAAAGAGTTAAACCTTGATGAGACCTCCTCCGATAGTGAGATCTTGCATGCCATGGTTGCTCACCCGCAGCTTATTGAACGTCCTATCGTTGTGACTGCCCGCGGGGTAGTCATTGCCCGACCTACTGAAAAAATCGAGGAAATATTATGA
- a CDS encoding Rv1157c family protein, translating into MRRFIATVLSVVFSTALAAQATVAATALPLSSDVELPYLSSPALPVDELGRPSPEILHQARLFADTLPAEARTAVLSAVAFFEGTGGGVALPETAPMFAQFLWPTVSGSCIGGTHDSLGSGIAVPGPTKIPLPGAQEGETAFLFTALGTSAAAKEQNMNVHWFNLYTLKWGSTALGHNGINTDGPATISGTAPTGKGRIIALLEGTVHTQDAHCRFLPTVASFEVK; encoded by the coding sequence GTGCGTCGCTTCATTGCCACTGTGCTATCGGTAGTGTTCAGTACCGCGCTTGCTGCCCAAGCAACCGTTGCGGCTACTGCCCTACCACTGAGCTCAGATGTCGAGCTACCCTACTTAAGCTCACCGGCATTGCCTGTCGACGAACTTGGTCGCCCTTCTCCAGAAATTCTTCACCAAGCACGTTTATTTGCTGACACACTGCCTGCTGAAGCCCGCACTGCGGTACTAAGTGCTGTTGCATTTTTCGAAGGCACTGGCGGTGGCGTTGCCCTCCCAGAAACTGCCCCCATGTTTGCGCAATTCCTCTGGCCAACGGTATCCGGTTCTTGCATTGGCGGAACCCATGATTCCCTTGGTAGCGGCATCGCAGTTCCAGGCCCCACCAAAATTCCACTACCAGGTGCCCAAGAAGGCGAAACAGCTTTTCTTTTTACCGCTTTAGGAACCTCAGCTGCAGCCAAAGAACAAAACATGAATGTGCACTGGTTTAACCTGTATACCCTAAAGTGGGGATCTACTGCTCTCGGACATAACGGTATTAATACTGATGGCCCAGCAACCATCTCGGGCACAGCACCAACCGGCAAAGGTCGCATCATTGCTTTGCTAGAAGGCACTGTGCATACCCAAGATGCACACTGTAGATTCCTCCCCACTGTAGCTTCTTTCGAGGTGAAATAG
- a CDS encoding dipeptide ABC transporter ATP-binding protein: MTDNSTAALLELKNLTISFETTMGTVEAVRGVNLSIYPGQSVAIVGESGSGKSTLAMAIIGLLPATGTVTSGQILFEGEDLAQKSAQEMVKYRGVKIGLVPQDPMSNFNPVWRIGTQIKEALVANQVVPIAQLDSRVIELLEQAGLTDAQRRAQQYPHELSGGMRQRALIAMGLAAQPKLLIADEPTSALDVTVQKRILDHLATLTNESGSAVLFITHDLGLAAERAEHVVVMHQGRVVESGPSLEILRHPQHPYTQCLVKAAPSLKSTRIHAAPAQQSEMKKPSDTAIGNSAPVAQQVPDIIRVENLTKSFRVRGHRGKNAELKAVDNVSFSLKQGTTLAVVGESGSGKSTLATLILNLIASTSGKVYYKGIDVSTLDKKALFALRRKIQVVFQNPYGSLDPQYSIYRCIEEPLVVHKVGSKKQRQQRVAELLDMVALPRPIMHRFPHELSGGQRQRVALARALALNPEVVVLDEAVSSLDVLVQNQIVHLLVTLQAQLNLSYLFITHDLAVVRQVADHIVVMEKGKLIEQAPADEIFAHAQQEYTRQLIHSVPGAGLDLGG; this comes from the coding sequence ATGACGGATAACTCTACTGCTGCTTTGCTGGAGCTGAAAAACCTTACTATTTCTTTTGAAACCACCATGGGCACCGTTGAAGCAGTACGCGGGGTCAATTTGAGCATATATCCTGGTCAATCGGTGGCAATTGTTGGTGAGTCCGGTTCCGGGAAATCAACGCTGGCGATGGCTATTATTGGTTTGTTACCGGCAACTGGCACAGTCACCTCAGGTCAGATTCTTTTCGAAGGTGAAGATCTTGCCCAGAAAAGCGCTCAAGAAATGGTCAAATACCGCGGGGTAAAAATTGGGCTTGTGCCACAAGATCCAATGAGTAATTTTAACCCAGTATGGCGTATTGGTACTCAGATTAAAGAGGCTTTGGTAGCTAACCAGGTAGTACCAATTGCTCAGTTGGATAGCCGGGTTATTGAGCTACTTGAACAGGCTGGCTTAACTGATGCTCAACGACGGGCACAGCAGTATCCGCATGAGCTTTCTGGTGGTATGCGTCAGCGCGCATTGATTGCGATGGGACTTGCTGCTCAACCAAAGTTGCTGATTGCTGATGAGCCAACCTCAGCACTCGATGTGACGGTACAAAAACGTATTCTCGATCATTTAGCAACGTTGACCAATGAGTCTGGTAGTGCGGTTTTGTTTATTACTCATGACCTTGGACTTGCTGCAGAACGTGCCGAACATGTGGTGGTTATGCATCAAGGTCGAGTGGTTGAATCCGGGCCAAGTCTAGAGATTTTGCGTCATCCACAACACCCATATACCCAGTGTTTGGTGAAAGCTGCACCGTCGTTAAAATCGACACGTATTCACGCTGCACCGGCACAACAAAGTGAGATGAAGAAGCCAAGTGATACTGCAATAGGAAATAGTGCGCCAGTAGCTCAACAAGTACCAGATATTATTAGGGTGGAAAATCTTACCAAGTCTTTTCGGGTGCGAGGACACCGTGGTAAAAATGCTGAGCTTAAGGCCGTCGATAATGTGAGCTTTTCACTAAAGCAGGGTACTACGCTTGCTGTTGTGGGTGAGTCTGGTTCTGGAAAATCAACTCTGGCCACACTGATCTTAAATTTAATAGCTTCTACCAGCGGTAAGGTGTACTACAAAGGAATAGATGTATCGACTTTAGATAAAAAAGCTCTTTTTGCTTTAAGACGTAAGATACAGGTTGTTTTCCAAAATCCTTATGGCTCACTTGATCCGCAGTATTCTATTTATCGTTGTATTGAAGAGCCGCTTGTGGTGCATAAAGTAGGATCGAAAAAACAACGCCAGCAGCGAGTTGCTGAGTTACTCGATATGGTGGCTCTGCCGCGGCCAATAATGCATCGTTTCCCGCATGAACTTTCTGGGGGACAGCGTCAGCGCGTTGCTCTTGCGCGTGCACTTGCGCTTAATCCTGAGGTAGTTGTTTTAGATGAAGCGGTTTCTTCGCTTGATGTACTAGTGCAAAACCAGATTGTGCATTTGCTGGTTACGCTACAGGCTCAATTAAATTTAAGCTATCTATTTATTACCCATGATCTTGCAGTGGTTCGCCAAGTTGCCGATCACATTGTGGTGATGGAAAAAGGAAAACTGATCGAGCAGGCACCTGCGGATGAAATCTTTGCTCATGCCCAGCAGGAATATACCCGTCAACTCATTCATTCAGTACCGGGTGCAGGACTTGACCTAGGTGGTTAG
- a CDS encoding energy-coupling factor transporter transmembrane component T family protein, translating into MNLIYDINPVTRIIALALYTTPLLISVDIVSALVSLISTLFFAPLLGVKWPLLFRRGAPILIAAPISGLSMALYGRPEGKEYFSFLFAHVTDNSLALAAAIMVRVLAIGLPVIILLADIDPTELGDGLAQKLKLPSRFVIGAVAGARLVSLFRRDWDFLTRARRARGLADDGLIRNTMTMTFSLLVLALRRGTKLATAMEARGFGRDQPRTWARESVWGIKDILVLIVCITCSTVALIVALKTGYLRVLGA; encoded by the coding sequence ATGAACCTTATTTATGATATCAACCCGGTAACCAGAATTATTGCGCTAGCCTTATACACCACCCCATTGCTTATTAGTGTTGATATTGTCTCTGCATTGGTGTCTTTGATAAGCACTCTTTTCTTTGCACCACTGTTAGGGGTAAAGTGGCCGCTGCTTTTTCGTCGTGGCGCACCTATTCTTATTGCCGCACCTATTTCTGGTTTGTCTATGGCACTTTATGGTCGTCCAGAGGGAAAGGAGTATTTTTCTTTTCTTTTTGCCCACGTCACCGATAACTCTTTAGCATTAGCTGCAGCGATTATGGTGCGAGTTTTAGCTATTGGTTTGCCAGTAATTATTTTATTAGCTGATATTGATCCCACAGAGCTTGGCGACGGACTCGCCCAAAAACTTAAACTTCCTAGCCGGTTCGTTATTGGGGCAGTAGCTGGTGCGCGATTGGTGAGTTTGTTTCGTCGCGATTGGGATTTTTTAACCCGTGCACGCAGAGCTCGTGGGTTAGCTGATGATGGACTTATCCGTAATACTATGACCATGACTTTTAGCCTTTTAGTGCTAGCGCTTCGACGTGGGACAAAATTAGCTACTGCAATGGAAGCACGTGGCTTTGGCCGTGATCAACCACGTACCTGGGCGCGAGAATCGGTATGGGGAATAAAAGATATTCTGGTACTGATTGTCTGTATAACCTGTTCAACCGTGGCGCTTATTGTGGCATTAAAAACCGGTTACTTGCGGGTGCTCGGTGCATGA
- a CDS encoding ABC transporter permease, whose product MIKPRPGQEHFIADIDVSDAHTVDAVIAEIAPRSVWGEAWCYLRRRPLFWVSATFILLAVIVAIAPGLFTHTDPRFCELSHSLEGPRAGHPFGFNRQGCDIYARTLYGARTSVLVGVLTTLLVVFIGVTIGALAGYFGGIIDTLLSRIVDIFYAVPLVLAAIVVMQVFKEHRTIITVVIALSIFGWTHIARITRGVVLATKNEEFVTAARAVGATHSKILLSHIVPNAAAPIIVYATVVLGTVIVAEATLSFLGIGLPSSAISWGADISAAQSSLRSQPMILFYPAAFLGLTVLSFIMMGDVVQDAFDPQSRQK is encoded by the coding sequence ATGATAAAACCTCGACCAGGGCAAGAACACTTTATTGCGGACATTGATGTAAGTGATGCACACACAGTTGATGCCGTCATTGCTGAGATAGCTCCTCGTTCAGTATGGGGTGAAGCCTGGTGTTATTTAAGGCGGCGTCCACTATTTTGGGTATCAGCAACGTTTATTCTTTTAGCAGTTATTGTGGCTATTGCACCAGGACTATTTACTCATACTGACCCGCGATTTTGCGAATTATCCCACTCTCTTGAAGGCCCTCGTGCCGGGCACCCTTTCGGCTTTAATCGTCAAGGTTGTGATATTTATGCGCGCACGCTTTATGGCGCTCGTACCTCAGTCTTAGTAGGTGTGCTGACTACCCTATTAGTGGTTTTTATTGGTGTCACGATAGGAGCATTAGCCGGTTACTTCGGTGGGATTATTGATACTTTGCTTTCTCGTATTGTGGATATTTTTTATGCTGTGCCCTTGGTTTTGGCCGCAATTGTAGTGATGCAGGTGTTTAAAGAACACCGCACCATTATCACCGTGGTGATTGCATTGTCGATTTTTGGTTGGACACATATTGCTCGCATTACCCGTGGCGTCGTGCTTGCTACAAAGAATGAAGAATTTGTTACTGCAGCTCGTGCTGTGGGAGCTACGCATAGCAAAATTCTTCTTAGCCACATTGTGCCGAATGCGGCAGCGCCAATTATTGTTTATGCCACTGTTGTTTTGGGTACTGTGATTGTTGCTGAAGCAACACTGTCCTTTTTAGGTATCGGTTTGCCGTCGAGTGCTATTAGCTGGGGAGCGGATATTTCTGCTGCTCAGAGTTCTTTACGTAGTCAACCTATGATCCTATTTTATCCGGCAGCTTTTTTGGGATTGACTGTATTGAGCTTCATTATGATGGGAGATGTTGTCCAGGATGCATTTGATCCTCAATCTCGTCAGAAATAA
- a CDS encoding DUF402 domain-containing protein, which produces MTDLHPIKQETFDTQELTNIDPKGFTRSVDSFKETDFGLYMARGANHPRFGYLESWLLPEVGLRANIFHFRDGVEIKQDIYFDVAEISHTDGIWTTRDLYVDLIWNDGQPIEVLDIDELAAATSEGFITAEDAERAIETTLSAVEGITRNNDNALEWLRSIGIDLDWANANEVELVPAES; this is translated from the coding sequence GTGACTGATCTACACCCCATCAAACAAGAAACCTTTGATACCCAAGAGTTAACCAATATAGACCCCAAAGGTTTTACTCGTAGTGTTGATTCTTTTAAAGAAACCGACTTTGGCCTATACATGGCACGCGGGGCAAATCACCCGCGCTTTGGCTACCTAGAATCATGGTTGCTACCTGAGGTGGGTCTGCGCGCTAATATCTTCCATTTCCGCGATGGAGTAGAAATTAAACAAGACATCTATTTCGATGTTGCCGAAATTTCTCACACCGATGGAATCTGGACCACTCGTGATCTCTACGTCGATCTCATTTGGAATGATGGTCAGCCAATTGAAGTTCTCGATATTGATGAACTCGCGGCTGCTACCTCCGAAGGCTTTATTACCGCTGAGGACGCAGAACGCGCCATTGAAACAACACTAAGTGCTGTTGAGGGCATTACTCGAAACAACGACAATGCACTCGAATGGTTACGTAGCATAGGTATCGACCTAGACTGGGCAAATGCCAATGAGGTCGAACTAGTACCTGCCGAATCTTAG
- a CDS encoding NUDIX hydrolase, with product MTKEISIAAVVFNVGTQVLSVRKRGTTSFMLPGGKREPGERAVDTAIREIAEELHIELREEDLCHLGQFRAPAANEPGYEVSCDVFIFQPLTAGISPVNKTSEQVFNMGKLPEFSGVFAELAELRWDELDSTASDLAPLSRDVIFPFLLTLQK from the coding sequence ATGACGAAAGAAATTTCGATTGCCGCAGTAGTTTTTAACGTAGGAACTCAGGTATTAAGCGTGCGAAAACGTGGGACCACGTCGTTTATGTTGCCTGGTGGAAAACGCGAGCCAGGCGAGCGTGCAGTTGATACTGCTATCCGTGAGATTGCTGAGGAATTGCATATTGAGCTGCGCGAAGAAGATCTATGCCATCTAGGGCAATTTCGGGCACCAGCAGCTAATGAACCTGGTTATGAAGTGAGCTGCGATGTTTTTATTTTTCAGCCACTCACAGCAGGTATATCGCCAGTAAATAAAACTTCTGAACAGGTGTTTAATATGGGTAAACTGCCAGAATTTTCAGGTGTTTTTGCTGAACTGGCTGAGCTTCGTTGGGATGAATTAGATAGCACAGCTTCGGATTTAGCTCCGTTGAGCAGAGATGTTATATTTCCGTTTCTTTTGACCTTACAGAAGTAG
- a CDS encoding peptide ABC transporter substrate-binding protein gives MTFKKTVALGCSAVLVLGLVACSSDSSSGGDNYVIANGFEPSNPLLPADTSSGGGGRIVDLINSGLVYYDNEGVLHNELAESIELEGDKTYRITLKDDIKFEDGSDITSANFVDAWNYAVAHDQFSAYFFAPILGYAESVESMEGLKIVDDKTFTIELTQPEADFPLRLGYSAFFPLHESAFDDIAAFGESPIASGPYKLAEWNHQESAVVIPNEHYAGDRKANNDGVKFVFYPSRDAAYADLLAGNLDVLDAIPDSALATFETELGDRFVNQPAAAFQSFTIPQRLEHFGMDEEGALRRQAISMAINREEITKTIFDNTRIPATDFTSPVIDGHVDNLAGKEVVEFNPTKAKELWEQADAITPYTGEFVISYNADGGHQAWVDAVANQLKNNLGIQATGNPYPDFKSLRGDITKRTISGAFRTSWQAVYPGLSSFLGPLYATGGGSNDGDYSSAEFDALLEQGAAAKSVAESITYYNQAQEILLQDLPAIPLWYANATGGFSQNVDNVVFSWRAVPAYYQITKN, from the coding sequence ATGACGTTTAAGAAGACCGTCGCTCTGGGCTGTTCCGCAGTGCTTGTGTTAGGCCTAGTAGCCTGCTCTTCTGATTCTTCTAGCGGTGGTGATAATTATGTCATCGCAAATGGTTTTGAACCATCAAATCCACTTCTTCCTGCTGACACGAGTTCCGGTGGCGGCGGTCGTATTGTTGACCTTATTAACTCTGGCTTAGTGTACTACGACAATGAGGGGGTTCTTCATAATGAGCTCGCCGAGTCCATTGAATTAGAAGGCGATAAAACGTATCGCATTACTCTTAAAGATGACATTAAATTTGAAGATGGCAGCGATATCACCTCGGCCAACTTCGTAGATGCGTGGAATTATGCGGTAGCGCATGACCAATTTTCGGCGTATTTTTTTGCTCCCATTTTAGGTTACGCCGAGAGCGTGGAGTCTATGGAAGGTCTTAAAATCGTCGATGATAAGACCTTTACTATTGAGCTGACCCAACCCGAGGCAGATTTTCCACTGCGCTTGGGGTACTCTGCCTTCTTCCCACTACACGAATCAGCCTTTGACGATATTGCTGCTTTTGGCGAATCTCCCATTGCCTCTGGCCCATACAAGTTAGCTGAGTGGAACCATCAAGAGTCTGCTGTTGTCATTCCTAACGAACACTATGCAGGAGATCGTAAGGCAAATAATGATGGAGTGAAATTCGTTTTTTATCCCTCCCGCGATGCCGCCTATGCAGATCTTTTAGCTGGTAACCTCGATGTACTTGATGCCATCCCTGATTCGGCATTGGCTACCTTTGAAACAGAACTTGGCGATCGTTTTGTCAACCAACCAGCAGCGGCATTTCAATCTTTTACTATTCCACAGCGATTAGAACATTTTGGCATGGATGAAGAAGGCGCTTTGCGTCGTCAAGCTATTTCCATGGCAATTAATCGCGAAGAAATTACCAAGACTATTTTTGATAATACGCGTATCCCAGCTACTGATTTCACCTCGCCAGTTATCGACGGACACGTTGATAACTTGGCCGGAAAAGAAGTTGTGGAGTTTAACCCCACCAAGGCCAAAGAGCTATGGGAACAAGCTGATGCTATTACGCCGTATACCGGTGAATTCGTTATTTCCTATAACGCTGATGGTGGACATCAAGCATGGGTTGATGCCGTAGCTAACCAGCTGAAGAACAATCTTGGTATTCAAGCAACCGGTAATCCATATCCAGACTTTAAATCTTTGCGCGGAGACATTACCAAACGCACTATTTCCGGAGCTTTTCGCACTAGCTGGCAGGCTGTTTATCCAGGGTTATCAAGCTTTCTTGGTCCACTGTATGCTACCGGTGGTGGTTCCAACGATGGTGATTATTCCTCCGCAGAGTTTGATGCTTTGCTTGAACAAGGTGCTGCAGCTAAGTCTGTAGCTGAGAGCATTACCTACTATAACCAGGCGCAAGAGATCCTTCTGCAAGATCTACCAGCTATTCCATTATGGTATGCCAATGCTACTGGTGGTTTTTCCCAAAACGTTGATAATGTCGTTTTCTCATGGCGAGCAGTACCAGCGTATTATCAGATCACTAAAAACTAA
- a CDS encoding ABC transporter permease yields the protein MLRYIGRRVLHMVPVFFGATLLLYALVFLMPGDPVEALGGDSGITEATRARIIAEYNLDKPFIIQYLLYIKGILTLDFGTTFSGRPVAEVMASAFPVTSKLAVMALAFETIFGILFGVIAGRRRGGVFDSTVLVLSLVVIAVPSFVVGFVLQFFVGVKWGLLPVTVGAQESFTSLLMPSIVLGMFSFAYVVRLTRQSVSESLRADYVRTARAKGLKDIHVTTRHVLRNSLIPVVTFLGADLGSLMAGAIVTEGIFAVNGVGGAIYQAIVKGEPTTVVSFTTVLVMVYIVANLLVDLLYALLDPRIRYD from the coding sequence ATGCTGCGCTATATTGGACGCCGCGTGCTTCACATGGTTCCGGTATTTTTCGGTGCCACGCTATTGCTCTATGCTCTTGTATTCCTCATGCCTGGCGATCCAGTCGAAGCTCTCGGTGGCGATAGCGGGATTACTGAGGCCACTCGAGCACGTATTATTGCGGAATACAATTTGGATAAACCTTTTATCATCCAATACCTGCTTTATATTAAAGGGATTCTTACCCTGGATTTTGGCACCACTTTTTCGGGACGACCGGTTGCTGAGGTGATGGCTAGTGCTTTCCCAGTAACGAGCAAATTAGCCGTGATGGCATTGGCATTTGAAACTATTTTTGGCATTCTTTTTGGTGTTATTGCCGGTAGACGTCGTGGCGGTGTTTTTGATTCTACGGTGTTAGTGCTTTCTCTTGTTGTTATCGCAGTTCCTTCTTTTGTGGTTGGTTTTGTCCTTCAATTTTTTGTTGGTGTGAAGTGGGGATTATTACCGGTGACTGTTGGCGCACAAGAGTCTTTTACTTCGTTGCTTATGCCGTCGATAGTTTTAGGTATGTTTTCTTTTGCTTATGTAGTGCGACTTACTAGGCAGTCGGTAAGTGAAAGTCTGCGTGCTGATTATGTACGCACCGCACGAGCCAAAGGACTCAAAGATATTCACGTAACGACGCGCCACGTATTGCGTAACTCTTTGATTCCGGTAGTGACTTTTCTTGGCGCAGATCTAGGATCACTGATGGCTGGTGCTATTGTTACCGAGGGAATCTTTGCGGTTAATGGGGTTGGTGGTGCGATCTACCAAGCAATTGTGAAGGGCGAGCCAACTACCGTGGTGTCTTTTACCACAGTACTAGTTATGGTCTATATTGTTGCCAATCTGCTAGTCGATTTACTTTATGCTTTGCTCGATCCGAGGATTCGCTATGACTAA
- a CDS encoding S1 family peptidase — MKLRSAIAVVLSSIIALTNVSPAEAVIGGRANTADSVARIILGNSLCAGTLITPEWVLTAKHCITEGGSRIDVAGQAFAATEAILHPEADLAVIRLNGSASATPAPLSGENLQPGARGVISGFGGFNARFIGSGQAYAADATIARRVTHLPSDDPSATLLEGHVTGGRAQHGDSGGPLFVGASVAGVTSMASETGTGAFFVPVAEHLDWISRHTGTARPAVIGSPSPLVDAEVFPTVLPAPQVPAIGISEIESLLNYGFDVRVLSS, encoded by the coding sequence ATGAAACTGCGCTCAGCTATAGCTGTTGTACTAAGCAGCATTATTGCCCTAACCAATGTGAGCCCAGCTGAAGCAGTTATTGGTGGTCGCGCTAACACCGCCGACTCGGTTGCTCGTATTATTCTCGGCAATAGTTTATGCGCTGGAACATTAATTACTCCTGAGTGGGTACTTACTGCTAAACACTGCATCACTGAAGGTGGTTCGCGTATCGACGTCGCCGGTCAAGCATTTGCCGCTACCGAGGCAATTCTGCACCCAGAAGCTGACCTGGCGGTCATTCGTCTTAATGGTTCGGCTTCTGCTACTCCAGCTCCATTATCTGGTGAAAATTTACAGCCAGGTGCTCGCGGAGTTATCAGTGGTTTTGGTGGTTTTAATGCTCGCTTTATCGGCAGTGGCCAGGCATATGCGGCAGACGCCACCATTGCCCGCCGGGTAACCCATTTACCTAGTGATGATCCCAGTGCCACCTTGCTTGAAGGACATGTTACTGGTGGACGTGCTCAACATGGTGATAGTGGCGGACCGCTTTTTGTTGGAGCCAGCGTTGCTGGAGTAACCAGTATGGCTAGTGAAACCGGTACTGGCGCCTTCTTTGTTCCAGTAGCTGAGCATCTAGATTGGATCAGCCGGCACACTGGCACAGCGCGTCCAGCAGTAATTGGCTCACCCTCCCCACTTGTTGACGCGGAAGTATTTCCTACCGTCTTACCTGCTCCACAGGTACCTGCTATTGGTATTTCTGAAATTGAATCGCTATTAAATTACGGTTTTGATGTACGCGTACTATCAAGTTAG
- a CDS encoding nucleoside/nucleotide kinase family protein, translating into MIVLIDGASGSGKSTLAKQLARYLQWPIIHLDDFYPGWSGLRAGSEILAHSVLAEKNPGYYQWDWEKDYRGRWIDTDYEDVIIEGVGCLTEESLLAARRKGTVLSVVLRLSVEKRKQRALQRDPSYAPFWHMWAAQEEKHWSVMPIPDFCIEVETGTITRYDERNFDCRSSF; encoded by the coding sequence ATGATTGTTCTTATTGACGGAGCTAGTGGATCAGGTAAAAGCACCTTGGCTAAACAATTGGCTAGGTATCTTCAGTGGCCAATAATTCACCTAGATGATTTCTATCCAGGCTGGTCTGGGTTGCGTGCTGGCTCAGAGATCCTTGCGCACTCAGTATTGGCAGAAAAAAATCCAGGTTATTATCAGTGGGATTGGGAAAAAGATTACCGGGGTAGATGGATTGATACTGACTATGAGGATGTCATTATTGAAGGTGTTGGTTGTTTAACTGAGGAATCGCTATTAGCCGCCCGGCGTAAGGGCACGGTGTTGTCAGTAGTGTTGCGGTTAAGCGTCGAAAAGCGAAAACAACGCGCATTGCAACGCGATCCTAGTTATGCTCCGTTTTGGCACATGTGGGCAGCTCAAGAAGAAAAGCATTGGTCGGTTATGCCCATACCGGATTTTTGCATTGAGGTAGAAACAGGAACAATAACGCGTTATGACGAAAGAAATTTCGATTGCCGCAGTAGTTTTTAA